GTTACAGCATCCAGGCACCAGGTGATAAAGGCTTggcaggaagggagaagaaaagacgagagatttttaaaagaaaaaaaaaaagatttaaaaaagaggCCTCAATCAATACAGTACCGTGTAGCTGTAAAATGtgggttctggagccagactgcccaaCTCCTTCCTTTAAAGCTCCTTCCTGTGACCTTGGGCGGGTTACTTCACCTCTCCAACCTCATGTTCCTCTTCTGCAAAGTCCAATAATAGTAAAAGtccctatctcatagggttgttgtgaggattaattgagCTAATGCTAGTAATAATGATTAGGCCACTGAAACATAGCTGCATTTAGTAACAACACCTGGTTATTggaatttagtaaatatttactgagcaaatGCATAGGGCAATTTCAACTGACTCCTTAAGGGAGTGGAGTGCTTGGGACATAGATGATGAGTTGTAGTGCCTAGAAGTCTGAAGAAACTGGTAAAGGAGCGACAGCAACTAAGAAGGGAAAATAGGGCCAAGAGAAGATTTACCCAACCACGGGAAGGGAACTCTCCAGCACAGGAGAGACCCATGCTTGTCCGAATGCGGATGGAGTAtatgaaatggagaaattaaaaagaagatcCTATAAAGGCCTAGGCTCCTGGAGAAGGTGGGAAGGGATGGGGTCCCTAGTCTGGGCAGGTTTGAAGGGCAGAGTTCAGCGGGACTGTTAGTGTGGATGTCCCACATGACAGCACCCAGTATCACATACTGTCCCACCACAACGAGGCCCAGGATCCAACAGATTAGCTCTTCATGGCTTCATGCCTGGGATGGCTGGGTATGTTTGCTGTTTCTGTGTGAATGAACTCTCTGTAACTGACGCTACAATAGAATGAATACTAAAACTGATACCAAGGAGTTTATTAACTGCTCCCCCTTATCAATTTTAACTGACTCATAGGAGGTAAAATTCACAAGCCCCAACGGTTAGGCTATTCAGGCCGTTCGTCTGACTTACTGATTTgggtgagttaaaaaaaaaaaaacaaaaaaaacaaaaacaagcttgGTATCATCTTGTTACCTTTCCCCTGCCTTTtgcccgtttttttttttttttttttttttttaactatctaAATTACATGCCACAGCCTAATATTGGTGAAAAGTGGTTTCCTAGGTTTTCCTGAAAATCTTCCCCAGACATTGAAGTCACAAACCCCTTTCTTCAGATGCATCATAAATAGTACTTTTCTTCAACTGGGTTAAGGAAAGGAGGATCTCAGGGCAGATGTTCAAAACACACCacataccaaggtccagggttcaatccctgtaccagccggcgccaaaaaacaaacaaacaaacaaacaaaaacgaacCACTACTTAGTGGTGCTGATAAGTGGAAGTTGAGTTAACATCAGGGTCCAAAAAAGACAAAGTCTTGAGCAAGATCTATTTCCGTACCCTGGATCTCTGTGgcctgtgtttgtgtctgtgttgCGTGTGTACTCGCACATGTGTTAAGTACTCACATAATCTACCACCTCTACAATTTACCCTACAGCCTCTTTGGCTTCTCCCGGTTCTACTTTTACTTTCTGTCTGATCCTTTAGTGTACTTTTCTTCTTCTCACATAGATTTAATGAGCTGGTctttgtaaagcatttagaacacaGCCAGGCACATGATAAGCACTATGTACGTTAGCCAGTGTTATTGCTGCCCAACCTGCCAACGTCTCCTAGGCTCTATCCACCCCTCTTTAACTGCCAAATCTTTATCTTCATCTCTCGTCTCTCCTTCaacgccccccaccaccccgcaTACTCACCCAGCTTCTCCTTTGCCACTTCTCTATTGTTGTGGTCCTGGGCTCAACACTTGCAGAATGTTATCAGGGAGAGCTGGGCATGGGCCCCTTCAGAAGATGGATTCGTCTCAACTCCACCTTCGCACACACTCCCAGTTTCGTGCCCATCCCAAGGGGCTGCAGATACCCGAGCCAAAATCATCCCCAGGCCCAGTATTAGGAATGGGGCATCCCAAGCTGCAACACTTTGAAAATGGCCACCGCCACCTAAACACAGAGACATTTCCCAAGGCCCAGGGCTGGGACTAGCTCTACACGACCTTTGCAAATGGCTGGATCAGTAGCAGGGGTTGGGGTGCGTGAACAAAGGAATATGGGTAGGCTCAGAGAGGAGGCAAGAGGATCAGTTTAAGAGCCTTGAGTTCAGATCCTGCTCTACCACCAATAATTCCTACCTCTCACCATTGTAGAGTGAAGTACTGTCTTCTAAAAGTTGCCTACCAGTGTGCCTGCACATAGCAGGGCTCagttcccttcctctctctctacctTGCTTCTCAGGTCCTGAGATCTTTTCTCCTTGTCTGCAGTCACCATTCTAACTGCATTCCTGAGTGCTATTCTGGCCATGTTGCAGACCCATAGGACACCTGCCCTGAGTGAGGCCTCTGTGTCTTGGCTCTACATTCTCATCTTACAGAGGACCCATGGTTCTGAAGGAAGCAGCCATATaccatttgttttctgtgcttcttCTCTACGCAACTCCTTTCCCCTTATGTGAGGGTCTCAGCCCCCAAACCTGCTCGTGGATTCTACCAGGATGTCTCAAACCCTGTCTCATCCCAGATCCCCAGCACCTTGCACCTATGTGGCTGATgcacaaaaaattttaagaatgatGATGCTATTGTGCTGAAGTACTAGTGGGTCAAGGTTTGCAGGATGCTCTTACGAACTTGAATAAATCCATCATGGGAGAAAATGGCATCAAGGGTCTCATGTAGGTGGCAAGGTATGACCCAAAGACCTGATTAAGGAAAGGCGGAGATCCTAGAGCCATACTGTCCAGATTCAAATCTCACCACCTAAAAGGCAGTGGCTTTAGAGAAGTCACTGAACTTCTGGGGcatcagtgtcctcatctataaaatggaataatagtgcctacctcatGACGCATAAAGCCATGTGGTGGTGCCAAGAATTAGCAGTTATCATTTTTTGAGCATTTAACCTTCCTAACTACCCTATTAAGcattattgttttataaatgagagaaaggaaatgctcagagcagtgaCATGCCCACATGACACAGCTGGTGAGCAGCAGGGCTGAGCTGAACCTGAGTCACTGAGCAGCCTTCCCCAGCAGCCAGCCTGAGAGTATGCTGAGCAGGAGAGGTCCCCAAGGGGGCTGGTTAGCAGAGCTGGGTTGCAGCAAGGAAGGTTTCCTCAAAAAgggaaaagcaggaaggaggaagggtgcTTAGGAAGGGCTGTACGCCTGCTCAAACCAAGCCATTTTACAACTACCAAATAAATCACTGTAAAACCCTGTTTCTCTTTCCCTAAGCCACAGCTCAAGAATAGGTCAGTCTcaaaggagaaaacaggatggcTTTGCCTGTACccgttcccccacccccaccccattcttCATACAAAAAAATCCAGATGAAAACCCACCTCCCTCAAAACACAGCGCCTCTCTGCCCTCCATCCCAGAAAGTGCTTCTGGAAATATGTTATTTTTCCACAGAGGGAATGGATGCCTACCTAGCAGCTTCTAAAAATCTGGACTTCATTTTCTGATCTTGTGGAACAGCAACCCAGAAGCACTCAAGACTGCAGCTCTACTGGGATTCGGTGCTGCGTGGAGCTGGCCCCAGCCATTTGCCCAGGCCCCCCGAATTACCCCAAGTGCACTCTTCATTATTAAGGTATCCCTATGTGCTTTTCTCTCCCGCATATTCCCTCAAAAGCCAAACCATGctccaaaacagaacaaaatttattCAGCAGACATTTTAATTAAGAAATCCTATAAATCAGGACCACCACGATTTCAGACACTCCGGTGCGAAGTGTACATCAATAGCTACATCTGGAGGATGAACAAgccattgaattttttaaaaattggtttagCTACCTTAAAGTTTGGGGGTGGCACCTTACACAAGCGCCGTCAAGTTTCACAGGGCTAAAGCCAGCAGTTTCTCCTCTGGGAGAGTCACATTTTAGAAAGTTTCAGTCACTCACAAACAGCTGGCATGGCAGAAGGAAAACTGCGGGTGAGGACCCACGAAGGCTCATGCCCACGGCACCAGGGAGGGCCAGAACAGAGGAGAAAAACGTTCAGGACTCTCATCCATCCCTACAGATACCAGCAAGTGTGGCAGACACCAGAAAGGGTGAAATAAGAAAGCCCGGTTGGGAGGACAGGAAAAAGATTCAAGAGATTTATGACTGTTTCTGAGAAAGCTCGTGGCATGGCCAAGAGTGGCCttacaggaggaggaggaaaagttcTGGAAAGAGGAAAGCACAGAAAAAGCAAACACACTCCGCACCCTTCCCTCTCTGCCTGTGTGTGTCCTCGGGAGACTCCAAGCAGTAGCAAAGCACAGACAGGGCTCTTCTCGGAGCGGAAGAAAACACACCCAGGGTGAGCGAGCTTTCCCAGGAGCCCCACAGCCTTCCACTTACAGCAAACCGTGACCTTGAATCACAAGTGGCAAGGTCAAGTCATTTACAAGTCCACATCCAAATCCAACTCTCCACCTTCCTCTGGTCCCCTAACTGGAGTTCATATCTCCCACCTCCACCAGCCACCGAttagttgggagggagggagcgatGGCAACCCACCCACCGCCAAGCTTTTACAGTCTTCTCCCCTCCGGAATTTCTTCGCACAGCAATTGTAGCACCACTTTCACTAAGCTCCTCCACCGGAAAACAACGAGAAAATGTACGCATGTCATTAGTTTTCAAGTATTGTCATAAAGCCCTCGCGATTCCTACCCTCCGAGCCCTATCTTTAAACAATCCAAGCACACACCGCCCCCAAGGGCTAAGTCAGGTACAAGTCGGTGCAAGTAGCTGCCATAGTTCTCCCAATGTATCCCAAGTCTTTGGCCCTGGACGGCCAGGGACATGCCCCCGCGGCACGGACGCGCCCCGCCCGTGCATTTCTCCACGCTTCCGTTTTCTCCGACAGCCTCGCCGAGGCGGGTAACTTCTCGGCATGAGGTTTCTCCCCACGCGCCTCCCCGCAGCCTAGGCGGTCGCTCCCAGGATGGCGACGGCGGCTTCAGGTCAGGGTTGATGATGGGGCGGGACGCGGCTGGGTCTGCGCAGCGGTCACCTCTTCCTCCTTCGGGAGGCCCGGGTCAGAGCAAGGTGCCCGAAGGCTGCAGGGCGACGGGGTCTGGTCCACTGCGGCCGCCACCAGGCCCAGGGGCGTCCGCGGGGCCCGTGGCTGCAACCGCAGCGACGGCTCGCTGGAGCCTCCGCACGGCCTCCTTGATGAGGTTTCCCGAGAGCACCAGCTGCTGCAGAAGCCGGTGCGGGTCGTCGTCGCCCGCGCGTGCCCCAGCTTGGGTCCATCGTCGTTGCTGCAGACGCCGGGAGGCGACGGCGCCCCGGAGCCATCCTCGCCGGCACGGCCCGGGCAGCGCGCTGGAGCCAGCGGCGAGCTCGGCCACGCAGTAGGGCGCAGCCCGGCCCCGCACACGGCCACGGTCCCCGAGGGCGCAGCGTACGGCCCCCGGGGGCGCCGGGCCCACCGCCTCGGCCGACGcgggtggcagcagcaggggcaCGGCCGGGGACCGGGCCTTGTCCGCCGGCACCGCCGCCGGGGGCCGCGGGGGCTGCAGCGGCGGCCCCGGGGGCGCGTGCGGGGAGGCCGGGCTGTCCTGCGCCGCGTCCAGCTGCAGCGTCTCGCCGATCTGGGCCACCAGCCGGTCCACCTCGCCCGAGCCGCCCAGCGTCACCGACTCCTGCAGCAGGAGGAAGCTGTCGCTGTCCTCCTCCCCCTCCGCTTCCTCGCcggcttcctcttcctcctccctccggCACGGCATGGCCCCCGCCTGGGCTCCCGGAGCTCGGCGGGCGTCGCTGGCGGCTCGGCTGCCCGCGGGCTGGGAAGGCCACGGCAGAGCCGGGCGCGCGGCTGAGGCCGAAGCCGGGGCCGGGGCGGACGCGGACGCGGAAGCCGCAGCCCGCCGGGCACTCGAGCCGCGCGCCGCAGCCGCGGGAGCCGGAATCCTGCCGGCTCGGGTTGATTTGTAAACAATGGGTGACGTCGCCGGGCCCTACCACCCCGCCGGGGCGGGAGGTCGCTCGAGGAGGCGCCGGGGTGCGGGGCGTGGCGGGCTGCGCAGGGCCGCGGCCAGAGCCCTCTCGTGTCTGTGCTCGTCACCTGCCTATGAGGGGGTCCTAGGAGTGGGGGACAGCTCTCAGAGTGCCCCGGCCCGACGAGCAGTACAAGAAAATGGAGCCTCCGAGGTGGCCTGGGTTGGTTTCTCCCACTCACAggcacacccacccacacacccaacCCCTCCTCCTTCGtcgcttcctccctccccacgtGTCGCCAAGGCTGGGGCCCGCCCCCCCGGACGCACTCGCAGTCACCCAGACCCGGGcgtggggggaggggcgggcccCGGCGGCCTGTCCGGCTTCGGAGAGGTGGGGgcggggaaaggaggaggaaatttGGGGTGTAGAGGGGCCACTTCAATGGCAGACAGAATCGGTCAGAGAAGAAGTCCCTGAGGCTTCCTCCTTCCCTAGGCTTCAAGCACCCTGGCACATCGCGAGAAAAGGACGCACCACCGCCTGGCTGAAGAAGAGTTGACTGcgtcttttttgggggggtgggggttgaaATAGAAATATAGGGGATAGAAAATCATAATCACAGGACTCAAACATGGTtcatattaaaactttttttttttttgcctttccagCCTTTTTTCTGTAAAAGTATATTATACAAACAGGCACGCATACAATGTTACCTGTACGCACTTTTTCACTGGCCTTACATCAGAAACGTTTTTCGTGTCAGTGCAAGCACTTTGAAAACGTTTAATGATTACATAAGTTTCCGTAACATACCTGTACCCTGGATTATTAAACAATTCCTTTAACGTTTGCCTTTTGCCTAATTTCACTGTTGTAAATGAGTGTGTGACATCTTTTTATGCATAAAACTTTTCCACATTGGCGATTCTTTTGTTAAGAGCATATTTCCAGGAGTGGAATTTTAGGTCAAAGAATAGGGATATTTTAAGGTTTCTGTTGAATGTACACGAAATCACTTTCCAAGAGTTGGGTAAATGTACTCTCCTGTCATCAATATGTGAGCATACATTATTCATAGCACCTTCAAGTAATATTTGAGTATtgtcattacatttttttatgCCGACTTCATGGTGAAAGTGATATCTCCTTTAGTTTGCatatctttgattttatttaggAAGAGCAATTTTCTACGTATTTGTTAATCAACTGTACTTCcttgtgcgtatgtgtgtgtgtgtgtgtgtgtgtgtgtgtgtgtgtgtgtgaattgtcTGTCCCCTCATAAGTTTTTCTAatggagtttttgttgttgttgttgttgttgttttggtttttttaaagatgaccggtaaggggatcttaacccttgacttggtgttgtcaacaccacgctcacccagtgagagaaccagccatccctatgtgggatccgaacccagggccttggtgttatcagcaccacactctcctgagtgagccacggggccggccctcttacagaatttttcttgtttatttgcatGACTCTTCTAACATACcagagattaacccctttctttcatattttactaCAAATAGTTCAGGTTTTTTGTTGGCTCTGTATAGTCATTTTTTCCCAGTAAAACAAGAAATTTTAATGTACAGTAGTCAAATCAATAAAATCCCTTCCTTTGAGACTTCTAACACAAGGCTAAATTTAGAGTTTCCTTGTCTCCAGAAAGTTATTAAATATTCAGTTctattttctttagatttttctaatgcctttatttttttcaaatccaTCTGGGATTAATTTTGGTCTCTGGCGCAGGGAGATGAtatgacattaattttttttctctcagagaGCTTGCCAGCCAAGGCTGTATTTCTTCACTAGGACAGAGGTGTGTGGGTAGTATAAACACAAGCTGTCTGATGAGTTCCCAGTTGCTGGTTAAactggtggttgtgaggattggGTGAGGCTGGGAATTATTTGATCAGACTGTTGTTCAAAAGAACCCTGAACAGGTTGTACAAAGACCCAGATTCAAGTCTCATTTCTGCCACATCCTGGGTGTGGGACTCCTGGCAAATGAGTTTACAAGTGttttcacttgtaaaatggaaaaaataatccctGCTTTGCCTCCCTCTGAGGATTGTTTtcaggatcaaatgagataatgggaACGGGCTTTGTCTGGCATTATACAAATGTAATGTGGGATTAAGTCCAGTGATTTACTAACAGGGGCCTGGCTCAATTCCAGCGATTCCTCCAGGGAAACAGCTAATATATTAATGATAAGGTTCCCCGTTACAGCCCACTAAGTAAAACATTCCCTGAAGGCATTACTTCCTTGGACTTGCTGGGTACCTTGAATTCTGCCTCTTGTCTACCCTGATGTGGGATTGTTTAGGCCCTTCCTGAAGTTAGCAGAGAGGTTCCCAAGTCCCAAAGTGCGTCACCACAACTAGTTCTGCAGGTTTTAGTGATGGATCCTTTCCCAACAGGCAGCCTCCCTCCTCCGTCTCCATGGAGGGCTCTTCACACCCTTTACTGATGAGGATTGGAAGCCATTCCCCCACAGAGAAAGGGATTCTCATTTTCATTCTGATGGTATTTACTGGAGAACTTCAAGGGGACTGAAAATTAGGGGAGGGCTTATGGATTTCGGTAGcgttaaaatggtaatttttttctcctctctgtaaGA
Above is a genomic segment from Cynocephalus volans isolate mCynVol1 chromosome 7, mCynVol1.pri, whole genome shotgun sequence containing:
- the LOC134382476 gene encoding LOW QUALITY PROTEIN: GSK-3-binding protein FRAT2-like (The sequence of the model RefSeq protein was modified relative to this genomic sequence to represent the inferred CDS: deleted 1 base in 1 codon), translated to MPCRREEEEEAGEEAEGEEDSDSFLLLQESVTLGGSGEVDRLVAQIGETLQLDAAQDSPASPHAPPGPPLQPPRPPAAVPADKARSPAVPLLLPPASAEAVGPAPPGAVRCALGDRGRVRGRAAPYCVAELAAGSSALPGPCRRGWLRGAVASRRLQQRRWTQAGARAGDDDPHRLLQQLVLSGNLIKEAVRRLQRASLRLQPRAPRTPLGLVAAAVDQTPSPCSLRAPCSDPGLPKEEEVTAAQTQPRPAPSSTLT